From the Candidatus Binataceae bacterium genome, the window GCGTATCGAGCCGCGCGATCACTGCCTGAGCGTGGCGATGCGCGCGACAGACGGATTCCGCAATTTCGGCCGTGCGCGCGCTGCCAATGAGAGCCAGGATCAGTCCCGGGAAGGTTAGCGCGTCGGCGTCGCGGCGCGCGCCTTCGGCGCCGCCGGCAAGCATGACCGTCACCTCGGGATTGAGGTCGCGCAGGTGCGCGACCCTTTGTTCGTACGCCTCGCGCGCGCCGAGCGGATAACTCGTTATCCGGCCCACGCCCGCGCCGGCCAGATAGGCGAGCGCCCCCTCGGCGTCGGCGGGCTCAGCGACGACCGCCGCATGCGCGCCGAGCAGGCGCTCTTGCGCGCGCCCGCCGACGCCGGGAACGATGATCTGGCGGCTGTAGCGCTCGATCTGCTGGTCGTTGAGAATCATCGGGGCGCGAGCCGCGCCTACTCAATAACGTTCTTCTCGATCGGTTCGACCGTGACGCCGCTCTGGCGCAACCATGCCAGGGCGCGCTCGATCTGCTCGCTGGTACCCTCGAACTCGACCGCGACCAGGCCCATCTCCTCCGAAACGCTGGCGCCGCGGATGTTGAACACCAGGTCGAACTTCTTGACCAGGTGGTAGAGAAGCGGCTCGCGAATCAGCGTCTTGGGGTAGGTCAGGTAGTAACGCTCGCGGACGCGTTCCATTTGCTGACGAGCTTCAGCAGGCGCTCCCTGCGCCACTGCTCCCATCCGATCCACAGGTTGGTCGAAAGATACTTGTCGCCAAAGTCGGCGAACACCGTCACCACGCATCCCTCGCGCAGGCCGCGCGCGACCCGCAGCGCCGCCACCATCGCCGCGCCCGACGACTGTCCCACCAGCACGCCTTCAAGCTGACCCAGCGCATAGACCATCTCGTAGGCGTCCTCGGTGCTGACCTGGATTTTGCCGTCGAGCTCGCGCTCGTGGTAGATGCCAGGGACGATCGACGAGGCCATGTGCTTGAGCCCCTCCAGCCCGTGCATCGGGTCGTCGGGCTCGACCGCGATAACCTTCACCGCCGGGTTCTGCGCTTTGAGATAGCGCCCGGTTCCCATGATGGTGCCGCCGGTGCCGATGCCGGCGACGAAATGGGTGACCCGGCCGCGGGTCTGGCGCCAGAGCTCGGGTCCGGTGGTCTCGAAGTGTGCCAGCGGGTTGGCCTCGTTATTATACTGGTCGGGCTTGAAGTAGCGCTCGGGATTCGCGGCGATAAGCTTGCGGCAGAGCACGATCGCGCCGTCGGAGCCTTCCAGCGGGTCGGAGTAGATGGGTCGCGCGCCGAAGGCCTCGATAATCTTCTTACGCTCGCGGCTTACGTTGGCCGCCATCACCAGCTCGACCGGATAGCCGAGCGCCGCGCCCACCATCGCCAGCGCGATTCCGGTGTTGCCCGAGGTCGAGTCGATAATCACCTTGCCCGGACGCAACTCGCCGCGCTGAAGGCCGAGCTCGACCATTTTGCGCGCAGGCCGGTCCTTGACCGAGCCGCCCGGGTTGACCCCTTCCAGCTTGGCGAAGACCCGCACCCCGGGGCGCAGCAGGCCTTGGGTGACGCGGGTGATTTCGAGCAGCGGGGTGTTGCCGATCAGCTCGAGCACGCTGTGCGCGCGCGCGGTCGGCACGTACTCCTGCTCAGCAGCCGCCGGCGATAGCTGGGACGATGGAAAGGTCGTCGCCATCCTTGACCTTCGAGTTGAGCTGGTTGAGGAAGCGGATGTCGTCGCCGTTGACGTAGATGTTGACGAAGCGGCGCAGTTCGCCTTTGTCGTCCAGCAGGCGCTCGCGGATTCCCGGGTGGCGCCGTTCGAGGTCCTCGATAATCGCGCGCACCGACTCGCCCGCCGCGGCGACCTCGTCGCTGCCCCCGGTGAACCTGCGCAACGGCGTCGGAACCCGTACCCTGACTGACATGGTCGAAACCGTACCTCCTAGAGTTGGTCTGATGCTTATGCTTCCGCGCCCGGCTTTACAAGCGCGCCCGCGCCCCATCAAGCCGCGCCGGCCATCGTCCGCTTGCCGTTGCCCAGCCGCTCGTAGAGCGCGTCGAAGTCCTTGAGCCGAGCCTCGATCACGAACGGTTCCTCGATCGATTTTGCCACCGCCTCCAGCGTTTTGTAGCCGTTGCCGGTGATCGACACCACCACGCTGTCGTCGGGCTTGAAGCGCCCCGCGGCAAGCAGCTTGAGCGCGACGGCCAGCGTCGTCCCACCGGCGGGCTCGGCGAAGATGCCCTCGGTGCGGGCGAGCAGCTTGATCGCGTTGATAATCTCGGCGTCGGTCGCGCTATCGCCCCATCCGTTCGACTCGCGCACCGCGCGCAGGACGTAAAAGCCGTCGGCCGGATTGCCGATCGCGATCGACTTGGCGATCGTGTCGGGCTTGACGGGGGTGATGAGGTCGGTGCCCTTGTGCAGCGCATGGATCACCGGCGCCGAGCCGGCCGCCTGCGCGCAGTACACCTTGCACTCGCCGCCGTGGACCAGGCCGACCTCGCGCAGCTCGCGGAAGGCCTTGGCGACCTTAGGCAGGATGGTGCCGCCGGCGGTCGGGAGCACGATATGGTTGGGCAGGCGCCATCCGAGCTGCTCGGCGACCTCGAAGCCGAAGGTCTTGGCCCCCTCGGTGTAGTACGGGCGCAGGTTGATATTGACGAAAGCCCACCCGTACTTGTCGGCGATTTCGCTGCACAGCCGGTTGACGTCGTCGTAATTGCCGCGAATCGTGATCACCTGCGCGCCGTAGATCGCCGAGCCCACGATTTTGCCGGTCTCGACCCCCTCGGGCATGAAAATCACCGAGCGCAAGCCGGCCCGCGCGGCATGCGCGGCAACCGCCGTCGCCAGGTTGCCGGTGGACGCGCACGACACCGTGGTGAAACCGAACTCGCGCGCCTTGGTGATCGCCACTGACACCACCCGGTCTTTGTAGGAGAGCGTCGGATGGTTGACCGTGTCGTCCTTGATATAGAGCCGCTTAAGCCCGAGCTCGGCGCCCAGCCGGCGCGCGTGCAGGAGCGGAGTGAAGCCGGAAAACGGGCCGGCATCGGGCTCGCCCTCGACCGGCAGCAGCTCGCGGTAACGCCAGAGGTTATGCGGGCGCGCCGCGATCGTCGCGCGCGAAACCGCCGCGCGAATCCCGGCGTAGTCGTAGCCGACCTCGAGCGGGCCGAAGCAGTCTTCGCATACGTGCAGCGGCTTGACCGGGTATTCCTGCCCGCACTCGCGGCACTTCAGGTTGGTGACGTAGTTCATCGCATGTTCCTCACTGGCTGCGCGCTGCGGCCGGACGCTCGGCGCCGCGCACCGCGGCGCCCGCACATCCGCATCCCGCCCGCACGTTGACCGGCGTCACGCGGATCCGTCCATGCGCGCCCGCCTCATAAGTCAGAATTTTTCCCGCCAGCTCCGGCGCCCCGCCGGCAAGCCAGCGGATTGCCTCGGCGGCCTCGATCTCGCCAATCACCGCGGCGACCGGACCGATAATTCCCGCCTCGCGGCAGCTCGCGATTTCGGCCGTATCGGGCGGTTCCTCGAACAGGCAGCGCAAACAGGCCGTGCGCCCCGCAAGCACCGTCATTGCTTGGCCCGTCATCCCGAGCACGCCCGCATATACGAAGGGCTTGCCGAGCGCGAGGCAAACATCGTTGATCAGAAACTTGGCCGCAGGATCGTCGGTCGCGTCGATCACGAAGTCATAGCGCCGGACAAGGCCGCGCGCGTTGGTTGGTGACAGAGCGAACGGGCAGGTCTCGATCGCAACCGATTCGGACCCTTCGCGCAGGCGCTCGGCTGCGGCCTCGACCTTCAACCGCCCGAGGCTGGAGGCGCCATAGATGACCTGGCGGGCGAGGTTGGAAAGCTCCACCGGGTCCGGATCGACCAGCCCTAACCGTCGGACACCGCCGCGCACCAGTCCGCATACGGCCGGCACGCCGAGACCGCCCATCCCGACGACCAAGACCGACCCTTCGACCGCTCGCGATTCGTTGCCCGGGCTCTTCTGGCTTCTCAAGTGATTCTGCGCTCCCGCCCAATATCCAGCCCGGCAGCGCCATCGAAGAAGGGCCTAAAAAAAGACCCTCTTCCCAAGACAAGGACGAGGGTGCGACGACTCTCGCCTTATCTTCCGGAGCGCGTTCGCCCCGTCGGAATTAGCACCAGCACCCTGGGCGGGCCGGTTGCTGCGGCATCATCGGGCCAGTCCCTCCGCCGCTCTGGATAAGGCCTTCAGGCTCAATACGGTTATACAAGTCCCGGTGGAAAGTCAATCGCCCGACCAATCGGTTAGTTAAGGCGTGAAGGTGCCCGGAAGTGCCTTGACGATGGACTGAACCGCCGCCCCGGTCTGCGGGCGGCGCATCTGCTCGTTTTCCTTGCGGGATTCCGCCGGCGATGCTTTAAGGGGGCTGGATCGTCGCAGCTTTTCGTCGCGGGGCGCAATGCCCCGGCTTTTTTCGCCACGGGAGGTCGGGTATGCGAATCGGATTCATAGGGCTCGGCAACATGGGCGGCTCGATGGCGCTCAACATGCTCAAGGCGGGCCATCAGCTCACCGTTCACGACATCCGCCGTCAGGTCGCCGAACCCCATATCGCCGGCGGCGCCAAGTGGGCCGACAGCGCCGCGGCAGCCGCCAAGGAGGCCGAGGTCGTCTTCACCTCGCTACCCGGGCCGCGCGAGGTCGAGGCGGTGGTGCTGGGCGAGGCCGGGCTGATCGGCGCAATGGCGCCAGGGACGCTCTACGTCGACCTCTCGACCAATTCGCCCACCGTGGTGCGCCAGCTCCATGCCACGCTCAAGGCCAAGGGCATCCGGATGCTCGACGCGCCGGTGAGCGGCGGCGTGGTCGGCGCGCGCAAGGCGACGCTGGCAGTGATGGTGGGCGGGAGCGAGGCCGACTACAACCAGGTCAAGCCGGCGCTCGACGCGATCGGCGACAAGGTGACCTACATCGGCGAGATCGGCGCCGGCTCGGTCGCCAAGCTCGTCCACAACATGATCGCGATCTGCACCACCCAGCTGCTGGCCGAGGCCTTCACGATGGGAGTCAAGGCGGGCGTCAAGCCCGAGGCCCTCCTGCGCGCGGTGCAGGGCGGCGCCTACGGGCAGGGGATGGTGCTCAACGCGGCGCTGCCGCGCATGATCTTCCGCGGCAACTTCGACTACGTGACTTTCGCGCTAAAGCTCGCGCGCAAGGACCTCGGGCTCGCCACCGAGCTCGCACGCGAGTTGAACGTGCCGATGCCGCTGGCGGTGCACGCCGAGCAGGACCTGCTCGAGGCGCTCAACAAGGGCTGGGGCGAAAAGGACGCGGCGGCGGCGTTCATGGTCCAGGAAGAGCGCGCCGGGGTCAAGGTACGCACCTCTTCCTGAACCGGGTGTACCGCTACTGACTAACTAACTTACTAACGATAAGGAGAATCGCAATGGCTGACGATGCGCGCGAAAAGGGAATGGCTATCCGCACCCAGTTGTGGGGCGAAAAGGCGGCCAAGGCGGGCGACGAGTTTCTCAGCTCTTTCGATGCCGACTTCGGCAAGTTCCTCAACGACGAGCTGTTCGGCAAGATCTGGGCCCGCCCGGGACTGCCGATCAAGACTCGCTCGATGATCACGATGGCGGCGCTGATGGCGCTCGGGCGCGGCGCCGAGCTGCGCGTCCACATGCGTGGCGCGCTCAACCTGGGCATCACCCAGGCCGAGCTCAAGGAAATGATATTCCACCTTTCGCAGTACAGCGGAGTGCCAACTGCGGTCGAGGCGATCCGCGCCTTCCAGGAGGTCACTGCCCCGAAGAAATAGGAATGTCGTCGGATCGACGATGCGGGCGCCCTGATCTCTCCCCCTTCCCTTAAGGGAAGGGGCCAAGGGTTAAGTCGCACGGCTGGGATGGACGACGATTCGCCAGGCTATTCGAGGACACCATGAAAATAGGACTGCTGGTCGCACCCAACGAGCGCACCGTCAATCCCGCCGACCTCGCACGCACCGCCGAGGAACTCGGCTTCGAGTCGCTTTGGCTGCCCGACCATTCGGTGATGCCGGTCCAGACCTCAACGCCGCTGCCGGAAACGCGCCCGGGCGAAGGGCAGATCCCCGACGTCTATTACCACATGTGCGATCCGTTCGTGGCGATGGCGATGGCGGCGGGCGCGACCAAACGCTTGATGCTGGCGACTGGCGTGCTGCTGGTGCCCGAGCGCAACCCGCTGCTCACCGCCAACGAGGCCGCTTCGCTCGACCGCTTCTCGGGCGGTCGCCTGCTCCTCGGTATCGGCGCCGGATGGCTGCGCGAGGAGTCCGAGATCCTCGGCGTCGATTTCAACCATCGCTGGACCCAGACGCGCGAGCACGTCGCCGCGATGCGCGAGCTGTGGACCAAAGAGGAGGCCTCCTTTGAGGGCCGTTACGTGAAGTTCCCGCCCGTGCGCTGCTATCCGAAGCCCGCGCGCAAGGGCGGCCCGCCGATCATCATCGGGAGCAAGGACAAGAACGCGCTGCGCTGGGTGGCGCGCTGGGGCGATGGCTGGTGCCCGATCTTTCTCTCGCCCGCGCAGCTCAGCGATGAGCTGCGCAAGCTGCGCGCCGAATGCGACGCCGCAGGCACCGACTTCGGCCGCCTCGATATCACGATCATGCGCCGCGAGCTGCGCGGCGAGCGCGCCGAGGTGCAGGCCGGGCTCAAGCAGTACGCCGCCGCCGGCGCCCATCGATGCGTCCTGATGCTGATCGGCGCCCAGCTCAAGCCCGAAAGCTACGCCGCCGAGTTGCGCCGTCTCGCCGCGCTCTACGTGTGAGCGGCGCGGGCCGGCGGAAACGCAATTGATGGTCGGCGAAGACGAAATCAGCCTGCGTATCCTCGGCGTAAACTCGGGTGAGGAAATCGCATGCGCGCGGCGGGTTGAGATTCGCACCACCCGCGGCGACATCCCGCTCGTACTTCATGGCGCCGAGCCGCCCGGCCGCATAGCGCTCTGTATTTGCGGCGCGATCGGCGGCTTCGACGGCCCGGCGCTGCTTTACGCGCGGATGGGCTTGGAACTGCCGCCGCTGGGGATCGGCGTGGCGCGGCTGAATTACCGGATGCCCAACGAGTTCGGCGAGTGCGTCGTCGACACGATGGCCGGGCTGACCTTTCTCAAGAGCATCGGCTACGCGCGCGCGGCGCTCATCGGCCATTCCTTCGGCGGCGCGGTCGCGATCAATGCGGGCACGCTCGCCCCGGCGGTCACCACCGTCATCGCGCTCTCCAGCCAGCTTGCCGGCGCTCACGTGGTCGGCGAGCTTGCGCCGCGCCCGCTGCTCCTGCTGCACGGCACCGCCGACACGATCCTCTCGCATGAATGCTCGCAGATACTTTACGAACGCGCGCGCGAGCCGCGCACGCTCCAGCTCTTCGATGGCGCTGACCATCGCTTCACCCACGCCGGCGACGAGCTATATGGCACCGTGCGCGACTGGCTGCTGCGCCGCCTGTGAGCTGCGCCCCAGTATGGATCGCGTCCATCCGTATCTATATTCTGTAAGCTTTGGAGCGCGTTCCGGATGGGGCGCGGGCCCGCGCGCGCGCGCGGCGCAAGGCGCACGGTTCGCGACAGCTTCGAGCTCGAGATGAAGATCAAAGCCGCGGTCGTTGGAGCCACCGGAATCGCTGGCCAACAGGTGCTCGCCGCCCTCGACGGCCATCCCTTCTTCGAAATCGCCGCACTCGCCGCCTCCGAGCGCTCGGCCGGCAAAAGCTTTGGCGAAGCCATCACCGACGCCGCGAGCGGAATCCGACGATGGTACGTCGGCGGATGCGAACCGCCGACAACGGCGCTGGGCCTCGAAGTCCAGGACGCCAGGTCGATGCGTGTGAACGGCATCGGCGTGGTCTTCGCCGCGGTCGAATCGGAGGCCGCGCGTGAGCTGGAGCCGCTCTACGCCGCGCACGTGCCCACCATCAGCACTGCCCGACCGCATCGGATGGAGCCCGACGTGCCACTGGTGATTCCCGGCGTCAACCTCGACCATTTGGCGATCGTGCGCGAGCAGCGCCGGCGCCGCGGATGGAAGGGTTATATCGTGACGTTGCCCAATTGCACGGCGACGGGCCTTGCGGTGACGCTCAAGGCGCTCGACGCGCGCTTCGGCGTGGAGGCCGCGATGGTCACCACGATGCAGGGGATTTCGGGCGCCGGACGCGACCTGCCTGCGCTCGACATCGTTGAGAACATCGTCCCGTTCATCCCGCACGAAGAGCAGCGCATCACGATCGAGACGCGCAAGATCCTGGGCCGGATGGGCGAGGGCGGAATCGCCGAACTGCCAGTCAAGGTGAGCGCGACCTGCACTCGCGCCGCGGTGCTCAACGGTCACACCGAGGCGGTCGCGGTGGCGCTCAAGCGCGCGGCCTCGCCCGAGGCGGTGAGCGAAGCCTTCGAGAGCTTCGGCCGCGAGTTCACCGCACTTGGCCTGCCCAACTCGCCGCACCACATGATCACCGTGCATCGCGACCCGATGCGTCCGCAGCCGCGGCTCGACCGCGACGCCGAGCGCGGGATGACCACCTCGGTCGGACGCATCCGCGCCGACGAGGTCCTGCCCAACGGCGTGAAATACCTGCTGGTGACGCACAACGCGGCGATGGGCGCCGGGCGCGGCGCGGTGCTGCTCGCCGAATACCTGCGCCACGCTGGATACCTGAGCTAGATTTCCGGCCCCGGGTCGCAGTTGACGCCGGCGCGCGCGTTGTGCGATATATTTCTATAGCTCTGGAAATATGGAACTGTTACCGACCAAAGCCGCGGCAATCGCGGCGCTCGGCGCGCTCGCCCAGGAAACCCGCCTCGACATCTTCCGGCTGCTGATCGGCATTGCGCCGCATGGGATGGCGGCCGGTGAAATCGGCCGGCGCCTCAGCCTGGCGGCGCCCACGCTGTCGTTCCATCTCAATCAGCTCCGCTTCGCCAGGCTCGTAACCTCGCGCCGTCAGGGCCGCTCGATTATTTATTTCGCCGACTACGAAGCGATGAACGGCTTGCTCGGCTACCTGACCGACCATTGCTGCGGCGGGCGTCCCGGCCTGTGCCAACCGGAACCCTGCGCCGCGGCGGTCAATCAGGCGGCCGGGCGGGTGGTGAAACGGGCCGCGGCGCGCAACACGCCTCAAGGGCGGGCACGGCGGACGCGCAACGATGGCTGAGCGCGTGTTCAACGTGCTGTTCCTGTGCACCGGCAATTCGGCGCGCAGCATCATGGCCGAGTGTGCGCTCAACCGATGGGGCGGCGGGCGCTTTCGCGCCTTCAGCGCGGGCAGCCATCCAACGGGCGTCATCCATCCCCTGACACTCGAGCTGCTCACAAGCCTGAACTACGAAACTTCCGGCCTGCGCAGCAAAAGCTGGGAGGAGTTCGCGCGCCCGAGCGCGCCCCCGCTCGACTTCGTCTTCACCGTATGTGACCAGGCCGCGGGCGAGACATGCCCGCTGTGGCCGGGGCAGCCGATCACCGCGCACTGGGGTGTCGCCGACCCTGCGGCGTTCGCCGGCCCCGCTGAGGCGAGGCGCCGTTTCTTTCTGCGCGTTTACACCGAACTGGAGCGCCGAATCAAAATTTTCACCAGTCTGCCGATAGATTCACTCGACCGGCTAACGCTGCAGCGGCATGTTCGAGAGGTTGGCGAGACCCGCGGCCGCAGTGGATCGGAGCGCTGATCGGCGCGCAGACGGATCAATCCCGACAGGTGCCTGCGATGAGTGCAGTCGCGACAATTTCGCAGCCGTCCGTGATGCGCCGGCTGTCGTTTCTCGACCGCTACCTAACGCTTTGGATTTTCCTTGCGATGGCGGCGGGCGTCGCATTGGGCGAGACCTTCGGCGAAGTGAAGGCGGCCTTCGACGCGCTGAGCCTGGGCACGACCTCGATCCCGATCGCGCTCGGGCTCATCCTGATGATGTACCCGCCGCTTGCGAAAGTTAACTACGACGAGCTGGGCGACGTCTTTCGCGACTGGAAAATCCTGGGCCTCTCGCTGGTGCAAAACTGGATTATCGGTCCGCTGCTGATGTTCGCGCTTGCGGTAGCGTTCCTGCGCGATTCGCCCGGGTACATGGTCGGGCTGATCCTGATCGGTCTCGCGCGATGCATCGCGATGGTTATCGTGTGGAACGATCTCGCCGAAGGCGATAGCGAGTACTGCGCTGGGCTGGTCGCCTTCAACTCGATCTTCCAGGTGCTCTTCTACTCACTCTACGCCTTCGCCTTCATCACCGTGCTCCCGCGATGGCTGGGACTGGACGGCGCCGCGGTTCGCATTACGGTCGGCAAAATCGGGGCAAGCGTCGGCATCTACCTGGGGATCCCCTTCGCCGCCGGCTTCGCGACGTGGAAGATCCTGACTGCGCGTAAGGGCAGGGAATGGTACCGGCGCGAGTTCGTTCCTCGCATCAGTCCGCTCACGCTGATTTTCCTGTTGTTCACGATCGTGGTGATGTTCTCGATCAAGGGCGCCGCCATCGTGCGGCTGCCACTCGACGTTGCGCGGATCTCGGTCCCGCTCGTGCTCTACTTCGTGACCATGTTCTCGCTCTCCTTCGCGCTGAGCCGCAAGGCGGGGGCGAATTATGCTCGGACTGCCGCGCTTTCCTTCACCGCGGCCTCGAACAACTTCGAGCTCGCGATCGCGGTCGCCGTCGCAACCTTTGGCATCGACAGCAGCGCGGCCTTCGCCGCAGTGATCGGCCCGCTTATCGAGGTGCCGGTGATGATCGGCCTCGTTGACGTGGCGGCATGGATGCGGTGGCGCTACTTCCCCGAGGCGCCAGCGCCGCCTGCGCCGGTCGCTCGTTGCACGGCGCCGACCGCGGAAAAGCGCGCGCGGCGCTGACACTCGCGCGGGCAAACCTGCTATAGACGGATGCGGATTCGCCGGCGCGACGCGGGCGTCGCACGCAGGATCCGCGATTGGAACGCGCCATGGCGCTGCCGAACGAAAAACCGGTTCCGGTTCCCGACGAACTCTCGCAGCCGTTCTGGGACGCGGCGCGCGAGCACCGGCTGGTCGCCCAGCGATGCTCCGAGTGCGGCTATTACAACCATCCGCCGCGCCCGACCTGCGACCGCTGCTCATCGCCGAACCTGCAGTTCGCGCCGCTTTCCGGCCGCGGCACCATTTACACCTACACCGTGATGCATCAGCCCAACGTCGCCGGCTTCGAGAGCGAGATTCCCTACGTCAATATCGTGGTCGAGCTCGACGAACAACCGATGCTGTTCATGGTCGCCACCCTGCCGCACGCGGAGCTCGGCAAAATCCGCATCGGCGGCCGCGTCGAAGTCTGCTTCGAAGAGCGTGGGGCGGACCTCGTGATTCCGCAGTTCAGGCCGGTGTGAGAGAGGGCACGGGGCGATGTGGGCAGGCAAGGGCAAGACCGCGATCGTTGGGATCGGCTACTCCGAGCTGGTGCGCGAGTCGAAGCGCCCGCTGGGGCTGCTCGCGCTGGACGCCTGCCGCGCGGCGGTCGCCGACGCCGGGCTGAGCCCCACGCAGATTGACGGGCTCGCCACCTATCCCGAAGCGCCATTTCTGGGCGCGGGCAGCCGCGACGGCGTCGATATCGTCAGCGTGGCGTGGATCATCAACCATCTGGCGCCTGTACTGGACGTCCGCTGGTACGCGCAGATCGAAACCGGGATGATCGCGGCGCCGGTTATCGAGGGCGCCAACGCGCTGCTCGCCGGCGCCTGCGATTACGTGCTGATCTGGCGCGCGCTCCATCAACCACGCCGCTACGGCGCGTTCGGCGCCGCGCGCGCCGCGGGCGACGCGCAGTTCCTCGCGCCGTGGGGCGCGATCAGCATCATCCAGTCGCACGCGATGGCGTGGCGGCGCTACATGCATCTGTACGGCGCGACCCGCGAGCACCTATGCAGCTTCGTTGTCAACTCGCGGCGCAACGCCAATCTCAACCCGCGCGCGTTCTTCTACACCAAACCGATGACGCGCGAGGATTACTTCAAGGCGCGGCTTATCGCCGAGCCCTTCTGCCTGTTCGATTGCGACGTGCCGGTCGAAGGATGCGTCGCGCTGGTGATGACCACGAGCGAGCGTGCGCGCGACCTGCGCCATCCGCCCGCCTACCTTGCCGGCTACGGACAGAACACCGCCGGCCGCCGCGCCCTGCTCTATTACACGCTCGACGATTACGTCGCGTGCGGAAAATCGCTCGCCGACAAGCTGTGGGCGGCGGCCGCGATGGGCCCGTCGGACATGGACGCCGCTCAACTCTACGACGGCTTCAGTCCTTCGGCGCTCTATTGGCTGGAGGCTGCGGGCTTCTGCGGGCGCGGCGAGGCGTGGCAGTTTATCCAGGACGGGCGAATCGCGCTCGAGGGCGAGCTGCCGGTCAACACCTTCGGCGGCAGCCTCAGCGAAGGGCGGCTGCACGGGATGGGACACATTGCCGAGGCGGTCTTCCAGGTCACCGACCGCGCCGAGCGCCGACAGGTGCCGGGCGCGGC encodes:
- a CDS encoding ThiF family adenylyltransferase, with protein sequence MILNDQQIERYSRQIIVPGVGGRAQERLLGAHAAVVAEPADAEGALAYLAGAGVGRITSYPLGAREAYEQRVAHLRDLNPEVTVMLAGGAEGARRDADALTFPGLILALIGSARTAEIAESVCRAHRHAQAVIARLDTPALVAVLPAPPPCALCADAEVLRAPGERAANAGAVGMVAVTEAFKLLAGLEERPAPRLFEFTGYATTPRALARRAGGARCACQAQ
- a CDS encoding NIL domain-containing protein, translated to MERVRERYYLTYPKTLIREPLLYHLVKKFDLVFNIRGASVSEEMGLVAVEFEGTSEQIERALAWLRQSGVTVEPIEKNVIE
- a CDS encoding cysteine synthase; translation: MATTFPSSQLSPAAAEQEYVPTARAHSVLELIGNTPLLEITRVTQGLLRPGVRVFAKLEGVNPGGSVKDRPARKMVELGLQRGELRPGKVIIDSTSGNTGIALAMVGAALGYPVELVMAANVSRERKKIIEAFGARPIYSDPLEGSDGAIVLCRKLIAANPERYFKPDQYNNEANPLAHFETTGPELWRQTRGRVTHFVAGIGTGGTIMGTGRYLKAQNPAVKVIAVEPDDPMHGLEGLKHMASSIVPGIYHERELDGKIQVSTEDAYEMVYALGQLEGVLVGQSSGAAMVAALRVARGLREGCVVTVFADFGDKYLSTNLWIGWEQWRRERLLKLVSKWNASASVTT
- a CDS encoding ubiquitin-like small modifier protein 1, giving the protein MSVRVRVPTPLRRFTGGSDEVAAAGESVRAIIEDLERRHPGIRERLLDDKGELRRFVNIYVNGDDIRFLNQLNSKVKDGDDLSIVPAIAGGC
- a CDS encoding threonine synthase gives rise to the protein MNYVTNLKCRECGQEYPVKPLHVCEDCFGPLEVGYDYAGIRAAVSRATIAARPHNLWRYRELLPVEGEPDAGPFSGFTPLLHARRLGAELGLKRLYIKDDTVNHPTLSYKDRVVSVAITKAREFGFTTVSCASTGNLATAVAAHAARAGLRSVIFMPEGVETGKIVGSAIYGAQVITIRGNYDDVNRLCSEIADKYGWAFVNINLRPYYTEGAKTFGFEVAEQLGWRLPNHIVLPTAGGTILPKVAKAFRELREVGLVHGGECKVYCAQAAGSAPVIHALHKGTDLITPVKPDTIAKSIAIGNPADGFYVLRAVRESNGWGDSATDAEIINAIKLLARTEGIFAEPAGGTTLAVALKLLAAGRFKPDDSVVVSITGNGYKTLEAVAKSIEEPFVIEARLKDFDALYERLGNGKRTMAGAA
- a CDS encoding HesA/MoeB/ThiF family protein, translating into MRSQKSPGNESRAVEGSVLVVGMGGLGVPAVCGLVRGGVRRLGLVDPDPVELSNLARQVIYGASSLGRLKVEAAAERLREGSESVAIETCPFALSPTNARGLVRRYDFVIDATDDPAAKFLINDVCLALGKPFVYAGVLGMTGQAMTVLAGRTACLRCLFEEPPDTAEIASCREAGIIGPVAAVIGEIEAAEAIRWLAGGAPELAGKILTYEAGAHGRIRVTPVNVRAGCGCAGAAVRGAERPAAARSQ
- a CDS encoding NAD(P)-dependent oxidoreductase, giving the protein MRIGFIGLGNMGGSMALNMLKAGHQLTVHDIRRQVAEPHIAGGAKWADSAAAAAKEAEVVFTSLPGPREVEAVVLGEAGLIGAMAPGTLYVDLSTNSPTVVRQLHATLKAKGIRMLDAPVSGGVVGARKATLAVMVGGSEADYNQVKPALDAIGDKVTYIGEIGAGSVAKLVHNMIAICTTQLLAEAFTMGVKAGVKPEALLRAVQGGAYGQGMVLNAALPRMIFRGNFDYVTFALKLARKDLGLATELARELNVPMPLAVHAEQDLLEALNKGWGEKDAAAAFMVQEERAGVKVRTSS
- a CDS encoding carboxymuconolactone decarboxylase family protein yields the protein MADDAREKGMAIRTQLWGEKAAKAGDEFLSSFDADFGKFLNDELFGKIWARPGLPIKTRSMITMAALMALGRGAELRVHMRGALNLGITQAELKEMIFHLSQYSGVPTAVEAIRAFQEVTAPKK
- a CDS encoding LLM class F420-dependent oxidoreductase, producing MKIGLLVAPNERTVNPADLARTAEELGFESLWLPDHSVMPVQTSTPLPETRPGEGQIPDVYYHMCDPFVAMAMAAGATKRLMLATGVLLVPERNPLLTANEAASLDRFSGGRLLLGIGAGWLREESEILGVDFNHRWTQTREHVAAMRELWTKEEASFEGRYVKFPPVRCYPKPARKGGPPIIIGSKDKNALRWVARWGDGWCPIFLSPAQLSDELRKLRAECDAAGTDFGRLDITIMRRELRGERAEVQAGLKQYAAAGAHRCVLMLIGAQLKPESYAAELRRLAALYV
- a CDS encoding alpha/beta hydrolase, with amino-acid sequence MVGEDEISLRILGVNSGEEIACARRVEIRTTRGDIPLVLHGAEPPGRIALCICGAIGGFDGPALLYARMGLELPPLGIGVARLNYRMPNEFGECVVDTMAGLTFLKSIGYARAALIGHSFGGAVAINAGTLAPAVTTVIALSSQLAGAHVVGELAPRPLLLLHGTADTILSHECSQILYERAREPRTLQLFDGADHRFTHAGDELYGTVRDWLLRRL
- the asd gene encoding aspartate-semialdehyde dehydrogenase, whose amino-acid sequence is MGRGPARARGARRTVRDSFELEMKIKAAVVGATGIAGQQVLAALDGHPFFEIAALAASERSAGKSFGEAITDAASGIRRWYVGGCEPPTTALGLEVQDARSMRVNGIGVVFAAVESEAARELEPLYAAHVPTISTARPHRMEPDVPLVIPGVNLDHLAIVREQRRRRGWKGYIVTLPNCTATGLAVTLKALDARFGVEAAMVTTMQGISGAGRDLPALDIVENIVPFIPHEEQRITIETRKILGRMGEGGIAELPVKVSATCTRAAVLNGHTEAVAVALKRAASPEAVSEAFESFGREFTALGLPNSPHHMITVHRDPMRPQPRLDRDAERGMTTSVGRIRADEVLPNGVKYLLVTHNAAMGAGRGAVLLAEYLRHAGYLS